The DNA window ATCGTCGTCCACAAAGCCAAACACGTCGACCAGGTAGAGGCGATCCTCGGCCGGAGCGCTGTGGTCTTCGAGGCGGTTGGCCAGTGTGTGCACGCGTTGCTCGTAGGTGTAGAGGAGCTCCGAGGCGCGCTCTTTGCGGCCCTGCTCCAGGTGGAGCTGCGCCAGCTCGGTGAGCAAAAAGATGTAGTCGGGCTGGCCTTCAAGCGCCTGTTCATAGGTGGCGATCGCCTCCTCGGGGCGATTCATGTCGGCCAGGGTCCTGGCGAGCACCAGAAGGACCTCGGGGAGCCCGGCGACGCGCTCGCGCAGATTGGTGTAGAGCGTAAGCGCCTGCTGCTGGCGGCCGGTCTCGGTGTAGATCTGTCCCAGGGCAATGGCCGCTGAGACGCTCTCCCCACTGACGGGCTCGGATTCGGCGATGGCCTTGAAGCGATCTTCGGCCTCGACCAGGCGCTCTTGGACAAAGGCCAGCTTGGCCTCCATCAGCGCTTCTTTTTGCTCGGGAGTGCCCCCGGGGAGCTGGCCGGAGGGGCGGGCCGGGGCCGGGGCGTCCGGGTTGGCGCTCGGGGCGTTGCCGTCGGCGGCCCCAGCGTTCGGGGCGCTCGGGGCGCTTGGGTCCGTCGGGGCTTCGGCGGCCTCAGCGGCGCTCGGAGCGGAGTCGCGGGCGGCGCCCCCCATGGTGATGGGCGGGGAGTCGTTGGCGGCGTCGGGCTTATCGCAGGCGCTCAGCAGGCCGGCCAGGGCCAGCGCCAGGAGGATCGGGGTAGGAGCGTTTGAACCCATCAGGTCGACTCTTCGGCGGGGGTCAGCGGAAGGCGGATTTCAAAGGTCGTGCCTTGTCCCGGTGCGCTCTCCACGTCGATGGAGCCACCGTGATCCGAGACGATTTTTTTGACGACCGCCAGGCCCAGCCCGGTGCCGTCGGCTTTGCCCTGGGTGACAAAGGACTCAAAGAGGTGATCGCGGATCTCGGGCGGGATGCCCGTGCCGGTGTCGCTGAAGCGCCACAGGGTGTGGTCGTCCT is part of the Lujinxingia litoralis genome and encodes:
- a CDS encoding HEAT repeat domain-containing protein, whose protein sequence is MGSNAPTPILLALALAGLLSACDKPDAANDSPPITMGGAARDSAPSAAEAAEAPTDPSAPSAPNAGAADGNAPSANPDAPAPARPSGQLPGGTPEQKEALMEAKLAFVQERLVEAEDRFKAIAESEPVSGESVSAAIALGQIYTETGRQQQALTLYTNLRERVAGLPEVLLVLARTLADMNRPEEAIATYEQALEGQPDYIFLLTELAQLHLEQGRKERASELLYTYEQRVHTLANRLEDHSAPAEDRLYLVDVFGFVDDDRAYRALMHALDDPYPQIRRAAATTLGEVRLDDARNLLQRVAIEDDATEVRMAARQALRLINEEG